One Fontisphaera persica DNA window includes the following coding sequences:
- a CDS encoding 3-keto-disaccharide hydrolase, with protein sequence MQISRIVCIMAQLVLVGWWSSRPLQAGAADFRPLFNGQDLSGWVNVNGAPETWSISNGVVYCTGKPTGALRTSRQYENFILEVEWRHLTAGGNSGIFIWGSPLPAVGAPFLKGIEVQVLDNGFNISGKNEWYTTHGDVFPIWGATMKPFGRHHGMRSFPSEERSKSSPEWNHYRITCTNGVIRLEVNGKEVSGGSDCVYRKGYLALESEGAPVEFRNLRLWELEGGLATAEQTAPVDLGWQHFFNHLDFRGWHTNEAVLQQWTVKNERLEAAAAAEPAILWATPKFPAAEIILDINPAKTANESASQTWLWLRQGEGQRISVPLEGLKAGVYQRISVEAKEKSVILTVGEFRKRHTLPFVVSGNQRFQFGLSHRGASAQFMNFFWRPLP encoded by the coding sequence ATGCAAATCTCCCGGATTGTATGCATCATGGCGCAACTGGTCCTGGTTGGTTGGTGGAGCAGCCGGCCGTTGCAGGCCGGGGCGGCCGATTTTAGACCTTTGTTCAATGGGCAGGATTTGAGCGGATGGGTCAACGTCAATGGCGCGCCGGAAACGTGGAGCATTTCCAACGGGGTGGTGTATTGCACGGGAAAGCCAACGGGGGCTTTGCGCACCAGCCGGCAATATGAGAATTTTATCCTGGAGGTGGAGTGGCGCCACTTGACCGCCGGCGGCAATTCCGGGATTTTCATCTGGGGCAGTCCATTGCCTGCGGTGGGGGCGCCGTTTTTGAAGGGCATTGAGGTGCAGGTGCTGGACAACGGCTTCAACATTTCCGGCAAAAATGAATGGTACACCACGCATGGGGATGTGTTTCCGATATGGGGAGCCACCATGAAGCCTTTTGGCCGGCATCATGGCATGCGCAGTTTTCCCAGTGAGGAGCGCAGCAAAAGCTCGCCGGAATGGAATCACTATCGCATCACCTGCACCAATGGCGTCATTCGATTGGAGGTCAATGGCAAGGAAGTTTCTGGAGGCAGCGATTGCGTTTATCGCAAGGGTTATCTGGCCCTGGAAAGCGAAGGAGCACCGGTGGAATTTCGCAACCTCCGCCTTTGGGAACTGGAGGGCGGCCTGGCCACGGCCGAACAGACGGCGCCGGTGGATTTGGGATGGCAGCATTTCTTTAATCATCTCGATTTTCGCGGCTGGCATACCAATGAGGCCGTATTACAACAATGGACGGTGAAGAATGAGCGATTGGAGGCCGCGGCGGCTGCTGAACCGGCCATTTTATGGGCGACACCGAAATTTCCTGCGGCTGAAATTATCTTGGACATCAACCCCGCCAAGACGGCTAATGAATCCGCCTCGCAAACGTGGTTGTGGCTGCGGCAGGGGGAAGGGCAGAGGATATCGGTACCGTTGGAGGGGCTGAAGGCCGGCGTTTATCAACGGATTTCGGTGGAGGCCAAAGAGAAGTCAGTCATTTTAACCGTTGGCGAATTCCGTAAGCGCCACACACTGCCCTTTGTGGTTTCCGGCAATCAGCGTTTCCAATTCGGCTTGAGCCATAGGGGGGCGTCGGCGCAATTCATGAATTTCTTCTGGCGTCCCTTGCCTTGA
- a CDS encoding alpha/beta hydrolase family protein, translated as MQCKAMWVSVLGLMAWAAGGGAGLGAAQEAALVDGSISITVSNASPQRTFVYRQAPPIRQTEWQLYRLEFASPVVSELPQNNRVPADLYIPAGWREGQRGRPAVICLPILNGDEDLTAMMCTVLAARGMVAVTFKLPYYGVRGPAEGRRALAASPRAFVSALDQASQEIQRLVDLLQSRPEVDPARIGIAGISLGGIMSATAAGKEPRLQRAVMILAGGDLLTIVHHARETRQLSQMIQGLAAEERALVEQQLRAFDPLTHAPRLRERARQGRVLMLNAGQDEVIPRACTEKLAEALGIADKVVWFEGLGHYTALAELPRALRMMADFFAQDLTQQEQAPPQTASAASTNAYHRLSGVLQQLVTMATVAPGTGRCHYVEGELTGVDPQGRSLSGTGRIVIGHGDRFAFFMAAPGLGEWQAGMGEFPWVRVPVGNDGRVVTGTGGAEHGGSWSAQVDPQNRMKLALLQGVAASLAMAPDLLQRWVTAEFDREGWLNVSPKEPRYRDARLRIQFQADGRTPSEMHAEAQGFDVVFTVRGWQTNTVAAGALFEPDAGLPRREVDRSALLRDMAGVVNYVGDLVKVGQAAAAATNTPPLPRLNPTDFLQRYRQGQ; from the coding sequence ATGCAATGCAAAGCGATGTGGGTGAGTGTGCTGGGTTTAATGGCCTGGGCTGCGGGAGGAGGAGCAGGCTTGGGGGCGGCTCAGGAAGCTGCTTTGGTGGATGGGTCAATAAGCATTACGGTTTCCAACGCCAGCCCGCAGCGAACTTTTGTTTATCGGCAGGCGCCTCCCATCCGGCAAACGGAATGGCAGTTGTACCGGCTTGAATTTGCATCCCCCGTGGTCAGTGAACTGCCACAGAACAACCGGGTGCCCGCTGATTTATATATTCCTGCCGGCTGGCGTGAGGGGCAACGGGGGCGGCCAGCGGTCATCTGTCTGCCGATTCTCAATGGCGATGAAGATTTGACGGCCATGATGTGCACCGTGCTGGCGGCGCGGGGCATGGTGGCGGTGACTTTCAAGCTGCCCTATTATGGGGTGCGCGGGCCAGCGGAAGGTCGGCGAGCGCTGGCCGCCAGTCCGCGTGCTTTTGTTTCCGCCCTGGACCAGGCGAGCCAGGAGATTCAACGCCTGGTGGATCTTTTGCAATCGCGGCCGGAAGTGGACCCCGCGCGGATTGGGATTGCGGGCATTAGTTTGGGGGGCATCATGTCCGCGACCGCGGCTGGCAAGGAACCACGCCTGCAACGGGCGGTGATGATTTTAGCGGGCGGCGATTTGCTGACGATTGTGCATCATGCGCGCGAGACACGCCAGCTCAGCCAAATGATACAAGGGTTGGCGGCGGAGGAACGGGCGCTGGTCGAGCAGCAGCTTCGGGCATTTGACCCGTTGACGCATGCGCCAAGATTGCGTGAACGTGCGCGGCAAGGACGGGTGTTGATGCTTAATGCCGGACAGGATGAAGTCATTCCGCGGGCATGCACGGAGAAGCTGGCCGAGGCGCTGGGGATTGCGGACAAGGTGGTATGGTTTGAGGGTTTGGGCCATTATACTGCGCTGGCCGAGCTGCCGCGGGCCTTGCGGATGATGGCCGATTTTTTTGCTCAGGACCTCACGCAGCAGGAGCAGGCACCGCCCCAAACGGCTTCGGCAGCCAGCACCAATGCGTACCATCGTTTATCGGGGGTGCTGCAACAGTTGGTAACGATGGCCACGGTGGCTCCTGGAACTGGCCGGTGTCATTATGTGGAAGGAGAGCTGACGGGCGTGGATCCGCAGGGGCGATCCCTGAGCGGGACGGGGCGCATTGTGATTGGGCACGGCGATCGTTTTGCATTTTTCATGGCGGCGCCGGGACTGGGGGAATGGCAGGCAGGCATGGGTGAATTTCCCTGGGTCAGGGTCCCCGTGGGGAATGACGGCAGGGTGGTGACGGGCACGGGCGGCGCGGAGCATGGGGGAAGTTGGAGCGCACAAGTGGACCCGCAAAACCGCATGAAACTGGCTTTATTGCAGGGGGTGGCGGCCAGCCTGGCCATGGCGCCGGATTTATTGCAACGCTGGGTGACAGCCGAGTTTGATCGCGAAGGTTGGTTGAATGTATCCCCCAAGGAGCCGCGTTATCGCGATGCTCGGTTGCGCATACAATTCCAAGCAGATGGCAGGACCCCCTCGGAGATGCATGCCGAAGCGCAGGGATTCGACGTGGTTTTCACCGTGCGGGGCTGGCAGACCAACACGGTGGCGGCAGGCGCGTTGTTTGAGCCGGATGCCGGACTGCCGCGGCGGGAGGTGGATCGGTCTGCCTTGCTGCGGGACATGGCCGGGGTGGTAAATTATGTCGGTGATTTGGTGAAGGTGGGGCAAGCCGCGGCCGCAGCCACGAACACGCCTCCGTTGCCGCGGCTCAATCCTACCGACTTCCTTCAGCGTTATCGTCAGGGACAGTGA
- a CDS encoding sodium:solute symporter family transporter — MHDINLGVIDYAILLVYVAAVLGIGFALRRYMKSSRDFLITGRTIPTWVTGLAFISANLGALELVGMAASGAKYGIATSHFYWVGAIPAMVFLAVFMMPFYYGSKARSVPEYLKMRFDERVRALNSISFAVMTLLASGISMNALAKLLNQLLGWNYNVSLWICSVVVMVYVLKGGLTSAIYTEVLQFFMIVLGFAPVVYLGLKDVGGWGSMNQSLQQVAANPAALNLGTNANYNANAWTSAWEPLLAGPEKNPMGVDWFAMVFGLGFVLSFGYWCTNFLVVQRAMAAKNMTAARNTPLVAAVPKMLFPALVIVPGMIAVALMSNPQKGYRIPPPPLDQAVYVKAEAVVKSAATQPPDAAFQLVAQAVGKKMDPAKVAALIKDHAAQPLPMPAFKQRLDESITEYDYDGVIISLVKRYCPTGLLGLALTALLASFMSGMAGNVTAFNTVWTYDLYQAYIAKNKSDEHYLWMGRAVTVVGVLLSIGTAYFARLYNNAMDVIQLVFGFVNAPLFATFLLGMFWARATGTGAFLGLLGGTATSALFHALTIAKDNAPGLKGGYLHVAHVFPSEMAQNFWLAAFAFTACFILTLVISLLTQRTKTDEELKGLVYSLTPKIKDEDQPFYLRPAVIGVVLLAACVVLNIIFW; from the coding sequence ATGCACGACATCAATCTCGGCGTCATTGATTACGCCATCCTTCTGGTTTATGTCGCGGCTGTGCTGGGCATCGGCTTTGCCCTGCGCCGCTACATGAAAAGCTCCCGTGATTTCCTCATCACCGGCCGCACCATCCCCACCTGGGTCACCGGCCTGGCTTTCATCTCCGCCAACCTCGGCGCCTTGGAGCTCGTCGGCATGGCCGCCAGTGGCGCCAAATACGGCATCGCCACCAGCCATTTTTATTGGGTGGGTGCCATCCCCGCGATGGTTTTCCTCGCGGTGTTCATGATGCCCTTTTACTACGGCTCCAAAGCACGCTCGGTGCCGGAATATTTGAAAATGCGTTTTGACGAGCGCGTACGCGCCTTAAACTCCATTTCCTTTGCCGTGATGACCCTGCTGGCCTCGGGCATCAGCATGAACGCGCTGGCCAAACTGCTCAACCAATTGCTGGGCTGGAATTACAACGTCAGCCTCTGGATTTGCTCGGTGGTGGTGATGGTGTACGTGCTTAAAGGCGGGCTGACCTCGGCCATTTATACGGAAGTCCTCCAGTTCTTCATGATTGTGCTCGGCTTTGCTCCGGTCGTGTATCTGGGGCTTAAAGATGTAGGCGGCTGGGGCAGCATGAACCAATCCCTGCAACAAGTGGCCGCCAATCCCGCCGCGCTGAATCTCGGTACCAACGCCAATTACAACGCCAATGCCTGGACCAGCGCCTGGGAACCGCTGCTGGCGGGCCCGGAAAAAAATCCCATGGGTGTGGACTGGTTTGCGATGGTCTTTGGCCTGGGCTTTGTGCTGAGCTTCGGCTACTGGTGCACCAACTTCCTGGTGGTACAGCGCGCCATGGCCGCCAAAAACATGACCGCCGCCCGCAACACTCCGCTGGTGGCCGCCGTGCCCAAGATGCTTTTCCCGGCCCTGGTGATTGTGCCAGGCATGATTGCCGTCGCCCTGATGTCCAATCCGCAAAAAGGTTACCGCATCCCGCCGCCCCCGCTGGACCAGGCCGTTTATGTGAAGGCTGAGGCCGTGGTTAAATCCGCCGCCACCCAGCCGCCAGACGCGGCATTCCAACTAGTAGCGCAGGCCGTGGGCAAGAAAATGGACCCGGCAAAAGTGGCCGCGCTGATCAAAGACCACGCGGCCCAGCCCCTCCCCATGCCCGCCTTCAAACAGCGCCTCGACGAGTCCATTACCGAGTATGATTACGACGGAGTCATTATTTCGCTGGTCAAACGCTATTGCCCCACCGGACTGCTGGGCCTGGCCTTGACCGCCCTCCTGGCCTCCTTCATGTCCGGCATGGCGGGCAACGTCACCGCCTTCAACACGGTTTGGACGTATGATTTGTATCAGGCCTACATCGCCAAAAACAAAAGCGACGAACATTACCTCTGGATGGGACGCGCCGTCACGGTGGTGGGCGTCCTGTTGAGCATCGGCACCGCCTATTTTGCGCGGCTCTACAACAATGCCATGGACGTCATCCAACTAGTGTTTGGCTTTGTAAACGCCCCGCTGTTTGCCACCTTCCTCCTGGGCATGTTCTGGGCGCGCGCCACCGGCACTGGCGCTTTCCTGGGACTATTGGGCGGCACCGCCACCTCCGCTCTGTTCCACGCCTTGACCATCGCCAAGGACAACGCCCCCGGCTTGAAAGGGGGGTATCTCCATGTGGCGCATGTTTTCCCCAGTGAAATGGCCCAAAACTTCTGGCTGGCGGCTTTTGCCTTCACCGCCTGCTTTATCCTGACCTTGGTCATTTCCCTGCTCACCCAACGCACCAAGACAGACGAGGAACTCAAAGGCCTGGTTTATTCGCTGACCCCGAAGATTAAAGATGAAGACCAGCCGTTTTATCTCCGGCCGGCTGTCATCGGTGTGGTCTTGCTGGCTGCCTGCGTGGTGTTGAACATTATTTTCTGGTAA
- a CDS encoding hydroxypyruvate isomerase family protein gives MNDHTKSSINRRNFLQTASVAAMGAAAWTGCAKLKPSSRRRAPAVLKGRIKQSVVHWCFEMFGEKWNIEKTCQVAKELGCQSVELVAAEHYPVLVRHGLTCAICQINMNPDPPFLKGFNNPDHWPKLLQVTRDAIDAAAAYKFPNVICFTGYAAKNPNDPNSPKIPPDEGARNCVEGLKKIVGYAEQKGVTLCMEILNSRDTSDPMKGHPGYQGDHTDYCIDIIKRVGSPRLKLLFDVYHVQIMDGDIIRRLRDYREYIGHVHTAGNPGRCELDHKQEINYVAVMNALVEIGYTGYVGQEFIPTREPYQGLWEAVRLCDV, from the coding sequence ATGAACGACCATACAAAATCCAGCATCAATCGGCGTAATTTTTTGCAAACCGCATCCGTGGCGGCGATGGGCGCGGCGGCTTGGACGGGTTGCGCAAAACTCAAACCTTCGAGCCGTCGCCGCGCGCCGGCGGTCCTCAAGGGACGCATCAAGCAGAGTGTGGTGCACTGGTGTTTTGAGATGTTCGGAGAGAAATGGAACATCGAGAAAACCTGCCAGGTGGCCAAAGAACTGGGTTGCCAATCGGTTGAACTGGTGGCCGCGGAGCATTATCCGGTCTTGGTGCGGCATGGTTTGACCTGCGCGATTTGCCAAATCAACATGAATCCGGACCCACCCTTTCTGAAAGGGTTTAACAATCCGGATCACTGGCCCAAGTTATTGCAGGTGACGCGTGATGCCATAGACGCAGCCGCCGCCTACAAATTCCCCAATGTCATTTGTTTTACCGGTTATGCGGCAAAGAATCCCAATGACCCCAACAGTCCCAAAATCCCGCCGGATGAGGGCGCCCGCAACTGCGTGGAGGGATTGAAGAAGATTGTCGGCTACGCGGAGCAAAAGGGGGTGACGCTGTGCATGGAAATTCTCAACAGCCGCGATACCTCCGACCCCATGAAGGGGCATCCGGGGTATCAAGGGGACCATACCGATTACTGCATTGACATCATCAAACGGGTGGGATCGCCCCGGTTGAAGCTGCTGTTTGACGTGTACCATGTGCAAATCATGGATGGGGATATCATTCGCCGGTTGCGCGATTATCGGGAATACATTGGGCATGTGCATACGGCCGGCAACCCGGGGCGCTGTGAGCTGGATCATAAACAGGAAATCAATTACGTCGCGGTCATGAATGCCCTGGTGGAGATAGGTTATACGGGTTATGTGGGGCAGGAGTTCATCCCGACGCGGGAGCCTTACCAGGGATTATGGGAGGCCGTGCGGTTGTGTGATGTGTGA
- a CDS encoding aldose epimerase family protein: protein MKKILVPLMALTLGLAAANAGAANLMKATVTKATYGRLPDGTVIEEYTLTNTKGVVCKVITYGAIVTELHVPDRNGKLGDVVLGFDNLKQYLDGHPYFGAAIGRYANRIAKGRFKLEGKTYQLATNNGPNHLHGGLKGFDKVVWKAEIVPSIEGAAIKFSYLSKDGEEGYPGNLEVTMIYTLTDMNELRFEYEARTDKTTIVNLTNHSYFNLAERGDILGHVVMINADRYTPVDDTLIPTGKLAPVKNTPMDFTKPMPIGSRINLLTNDPRGYDHNYVLNSGGKKLALAATVHEPKTGRFMEVFTTEPGLQFYTGNFLDGTLTGKYGIVYHKHYGFCMEADHFPDSPNQPKFPSVVLKPGQTYRQTTVYKFSVK, encoded by the coding sequence ATGAAAAAAATCCTCGTTCCCTTGATGGCGCTGACGTTGGGGCTGGCGGCCGCCAACGCCGGTGCAGCCAATCTAATGAAAGCAACGGTTACCAAAGCAACGTACGGACGCCTGCCGGATGGCACGGTGATTGAAGAATACACCCTGACCAACACCAAGGGTGTGGTATGCAAGGTCATCACTTACGGCGCCATTGTCACTGAGCTGCACGTCCCGGACCGCAATGGCAAACTGGGCGATGTAGTGCTCGGCTTTGACAACCTCAAACAATACCTCGATGGCCATCCCTATTTTGGGGCAGCCATCGGGCGCTACGCCAACCGCATCGCCAAAGGCCGTTTCAAACTGGAAGGCAAGACCTACCAGTTGGCCACCAACAACGGCCCCAACCACCTCCATGGCGGTCTGAAAGGCTTTGACAAGGTGGTCTGGAAAGCCGAAATCGTCCCCAGCATCGAGGGCGCCGCCATCAAGTTCTCCTATCTCAGCAAGGATGGCGAAGAAGGTTACCCCGGCAACCTCGAAGTCACGATGATTTACACCCTCACCGACATGAACGAGTTGCGGTTTGAATACGAAGCCCGGACCGACAAAACCACCATCGTCAACCTCACCAATCACAGCTACTTCAATCTCGCCGAGCGGGGCGACATCCTCGGCCACGTGGTCATGATTAATGCTGACCGTTATACCCCCGTGGACGACACCCTCATCCCCACCGGCAAACTGGCGCCGGTGAAAAACACCCCCATGGACTTCACCAAACCCATGCCCATTGGCTCACGCATCAACCTCCTGACCAACGACCCGCGCGGCTACGACCACAACTACGTGCTCAACAGCGGCGGCAAAAAACTGGCCCTGGCCGCGACCGTCCATGAACCCAAGACCGGCCGCTTCATGGAGGTGTTCACCACGGAGCCTGGCCTCCAGTTCTACACCGGCAATTTCCTCGACGGCACCCTCACCGGCAAGTACGGCATTGTCTATCACAAACACTACGGTTTCTGCATGGAAGCGGACCACTTCCCGGATTCCCCTAATCAACCCAAGTTCCCCTCCGTGGTGCTGAAACCCGGCCAAACCTACCGCCAAACCACGGTGTACAAGTTCAGCGTGAAATAA
- a CDS encoding ABC transporter ATP-binding protein, which translates to MLKLESVSKAYPGPDGAPAVVILREVSLELPAGASLAVIGPSGCGKSTLLNLMGTLDQPDSGKVWLEGRDLSQLDPLALAEVRNRRIGFVFQAHHLLPHCTVWENVLVPVLAQGGVSAEAEQRARRLLQRVGLGERLSHLPGQLSGGERQRVAVVRALINQPALLLADEPTGALDRRSAAELAQLLVELNREEQVTLVVVTHALELARQMGRVMELRDGQLSEVKP; encoded by the coding sequence ATGCTCAAACTGGAAAGCGTTTCGAAAGCCTATCCGGGACCTGATGGGGCGCCGGCAGTGGTGATATTGCGGGAGGTGAGCCTGGAGCTGCCGGCGGGCGCCAGTTTGGCGGTGATTGGTCCCAGTGGTTGTGGCAAGAGCACGCTGTTAAACCTGATGGGCACTTTGGACCAGCCGGACTCCGGCAAGGTCTGGTTGGAAGGCCGTGATCTCTCGCAACTTGATCCGCTTGCTTTGGCTGAAGTGCGCAACCGGCGCATTGGGTTTGTTTTTCAAGCGCATCACCTGCTGCCGCATTGCACGGTGTGGGAGAATGTTTTGGTGCCGGTGCTGGCGCAGGGCGGTGTTTCTGCGGAGGCAGAGCAGCGCGCCCGCCGACTGTTGCAGCGGGTGGGGCTGGGCGAGCGTTTGTCGCATTTGCCCGGCCAGCTTAGCGGTGGCGAACGGCAGCGGGTGGCGGTGGTGCGGGCGTTAATCAATCAGCCAGCGTTGTTGCTGGCCGATGAACCCACCGGCGCACTGGACCGCCGCAGCGCCGCGGAGCTGGCCCAGCTCCTGGTGGAGCTCAACCGCGAGGAACAGGTGACGCTGGTGGTGGTCACGCATGCCCTGGAACTGGCCCGGCAGATGGGGCGGGTCATGGAATTGCGGGATGGTCAATTGTCGGAGGTCAAGCCATGA
- a CDS encoding glycoside hydrolase family 127 protein, whose amino-acid sequence MKYDVAQSLWKPRGCVCVLMVAMVLVAGGGQACADTTYQDHLRLKVQPARPPQAAPFSLHDVRLLDGPFKNGQDIAVRYLLSLEPDRFLSLFRKEAGLTPKAEAFPGWERMGIAGHSAGHYLSACALAYAATGDRRFLERVNYMVSELAECQRAHGDGYVGAIPNGRRVFSEVAAGNIRSSGFDLNGCWVPIYTLHKQMAGLRDAYRLCGNTQALQVARGLADYIEKIHGHLTDEQMQRVLAAEHGGINETLADLYADTGDARYLALSRKFHHRAILEPLARGEDILAGKHANTQIPKLIGLATRYELTAEPADRAAAQFFWERVVYHHSYVTGGHCDHEYFGPPGKLNDRLSPATTETCNVYNMLKLTRHVFGWQPDGRVADFYERALLNHIRATQHPDGRVIYNLSLLPGHHKEYQRLYDWFTCCMGTGMENHVKYGEAIYFQDAEGLWVNLYIASDLAWKRRGVAVRQETRWPEGDTATFTFTCAQPQEFVLRLRHPHWARQGMRVAVNGRAQTVSRQPSSYVEIRRRWRSGDRVEVRFPMDLHVETMPDNTNRIALFYGPVLLAADLGPVNDPAASQPFYVPVLVTGGRPVSEWVKPVSLAEQRFRTVNVGRPKDVELTPFHRLHDRRYTVYLDVYGAAEWAKREAEIRAAHEREQKLAARTVDVLRIGEMQPERDHNLRGERTSTGEFNGRKWRHATEGGWFAFDMKVDPQAQHELLCIYWGSETGQRTFDILVDETRISTQKLLNNDPGKFFEQAYPIPPELTRGKTKVTIKFQAHPNNFAGGLFGCRLLRSE is encoded by the coding sequence ATGAAATACGATGTTGCCCAGTCCCTCTGGAAGCCTCGTGGCTGCGTTTGTGTATTGATGGTAGCGATGGTTCTGGTGGCCGGCGGCGGCCAGGCCTGTGCGGACACCACCTATCAGGATCACCTGCGACTCAAAGTTCAACCTGCCCGCCCGCCGCAGGCAGCGCCGTTCAGTTTGCACGACGTGCGATTGCTGGATGGTCCTTTCAAGAACGGCCAGGATATTGCGGTGCGATATTTGTTAAGTCTGGAGCCGGACCGTTTTCTGTCTCTCTTTCGCAAAGAGGCAGGGCTTACGCCAAAGGCTGAGGCGTTTCCTGGTTGGGAGCGCATGGGAATCGCCGGGCATTCGGCGGGCCATTACCTCAGCGCGTGTGCCCTGGCTTATGCTGCCACGGGGGACCGCCGTTTTTTAGAGCGGGTGAATTACATGGTCAGCGAACTGGCCGAGTGCCAGCGGGCGCATGGCGACGGATATGTGGGGGCCATTCCCAACGGGCGCCGCGTTTTCTCGGAGGTGGCCGCGGGCAACATTCGTTCCTCTGGCTTTGACCTCAATGGGTGTTGGGTGCCAATCTACACGTTGCACAAACAAATGGCTGGATTGCGCGATGCCTACCGGCTTTGTGGCAACACCCAGGCGTTGCAGGTGGCGCGGGGTTTGGCTGACTACATCGAGAAAATCCACGGTCACCTTACCGACGAACAAATGCAGCGTGTGTTGGCGGCGGAGCATGGGGGCATTAACGAGACCCTGGCCGATCTTTATGCTGATACCGGCGATGCGCGTTACCTGGCGCTTTCGCGCAAGTTTCATCATCGGGCCATATTGGAGCCGCTAGCCCGCGGTGAAGACATACTGGCGGGCAAACATGCCAATACGCAAATTCCCAAACTGATTGGCCTGGCCACGCGATATGAATTGACGGCCGAGCCTGCCGACCGCGCCGCCGCCCAGTTTTTCTGGGAGCGCGTGGTTTACCACCACAGTTATGTTACCGGCGGGCATTGTGACCACGAATATTTCGGGCCGCCGGGCAAGTTGAATGACCGGCTGAGTCCGGCCACCACGGAGACCTGCAATGTCTATAACATGCTCAAGCTCACCCGGCATGTGTTTGGCTGGCAGCCGGACGGGAGGGTGGCGGATTTTTACGAGCGCGCGCTGCTCAATCATATTCGGGCTACGCAGCATCCGGATGGGCGCGTCATTTACAACCTTTCGCTGCTGCCCGGACATCACAAGGAATACCAGCGTTTGTATGATTGGTTTACCTGCTGCATGGGCACCGGCATGGAAAACCATGTGAAATACGGCGAAGCCATTTATTTCCAAGACGCCGAAGGGCTTTGGGTGAACCTGTACATCGCCTCGGACCTGGCATGGAAAAGGCGCGGTGTGGCCGTGCGCCAGGAAACGCGCTGGCCGGAGGGTGACACTGCGACGTTCACCTTTACGTGCGCGCAACCGCAGGAGTTTGTTTTGCGATTGCGGCATCCCCATTGGGCGCGGCAGGGCATGCGGGTGGCGGTCAATGGCCGGGCCCAGACCGTGAGCCGGCAGCCTTCCTCCTATGTGGAAATCCGGCGGCGCTGGCGGAGTGGCGATCGGGTGGAGGTGCGTTTCCCGATGGACTTGCACGTGGAGACCATGCCGGACAATACCAACCGCATTGCCCTTTTTTATGGGCCGGTGCTGCTGGCGGCGGATTTGGGGCCGGTGAATGATCCTGCGGCGTCGCAGCCTTTCTACGTGCCGGTGTTGGTCACCGGGGGACGCCCGGTCAGCGAGTGGGTTAAACCGGTCTCCCTGGCGGAGCAGCGTTTCCGCACCGTGAATGTGGGGCGTCCCAAGGATGTGGAATTGACTCCGTTCCACCGCCTGCATGACCGGCGTTATACGGTGTATCTCGACGTGTATGGCGCTGCCGAGTGGGCGAAGCGGGAAGCGGAAATTCGTGCTGCTCATGAGCGCGAACAGAAACTGGCCGCACGCACCGTGGATGTTCTGCGCATTGGGGAGATGCAGCCGGAGCGCGACCACAATTTGCGGGGTGAGCGCACGAGCACGGGCGAGTTCAACGGACGCAAGTGGCGTCATGCCACTGAGGGCGGCTGGTTTGCTTTTGACATGAAAGTGGACCCGCAAGCCCAGCATGAACTGCTGTGCATCTATTGGGGCAGCGAGACCGGACAACGCACCTTTGACATTTTGGTGGATGAGACCCGAATTTCCACACAGAAGCTTTTGAACAATGACCCCGGAAAATTCTTTGAGCAAGCCTACCCCATTCCCCCAGAGCTGACCCGCGGCAAGACCAAAGTTACCATCAAGTTTCAGGCGCATCCCAACAACTTCGCGGGGGGCTTGTTTGGCTGCCGGCTGTTGCGGAGCGAATAG